Proteins encoded within one genomic window of Ascaphus truei isolate aAscTru1 chromosome 8, aAscTru1.hap1, whole genome shotgun sequence:
- the LOC142500888 gene encoding uncharacterized protein LOC142500888, with protein MEQVSSPGSASSTLLEEHHGDEDDEYDEDDATEETEIQSCDHEEVPIETVVPPNRPSTSTYDAIVASEGKIVDAENRRHSDMMTVLERMIGLQEETVSQLAHLHRVFIEVPKQLQKINTSFEALVVQQTQANYWRMTNVPQFNTSQPGSVHAGQFSPHSSDIHSPGPNVTGQVAEIAVQVPDDILPLPSVQNQQLTPTKEPTKTKYKQLLLTSFWSKTTKDTHETDQPSLVQCLPTCSHVSLGTSPVREQSLPKSPVGESLPKSPVGESLPKSPVGESLPKSPVGESLPKSPVGESLPKSPVGESLPKSPVGESLATSPVGESLATSPVGEQSLATSPAREVPEATQSGSVVPKVGGKRKRKIQETTSRPVTRSQKEQKK; from the exons atggaacaagtgtcttcacctgggtcagccagctcaacactactagaag aacatcatggtgatgaggatgatgagtatgatgaggatgacgccacagaagagactgaaatacaatcatgtgaccatgaagaggtgccaatagaaactgttgtaccgccaaatcgtccatcaacttccacatacgatgcaattgtagcttcagagggaaaaatagtggacgcagaaaatcgtcgccattcagacatgatgacagtgctggaaaggatgattggactgcaggaagaaacagtatcacaattggcacatctccacagagtcttcattgaagtgcctaaacagttgcaaaaaatcaacacctcattcgaagcattagttgttcagcaaacacaagctaattactggagaatgactaatgtaccacaattcaacacctcccagccaggatctgttcatgcaggtcagttttcaccacattcatctgatattcattcaccaggcccaaatgttaccggtcaagtagcagagattgctgtgcaggttcctgacgacatactaccactgccatctgtacaaaatcagcagctgacacctacaaaggagcccacaaaaacaaaatacaagcagttactactgaccagtttttggtcaaaaacaacaaaagacacacatgaaacagaccaaccatcacttgtgcagtgtctaccaacttgctcacatgtgtcactgggcacaagccctgtccgtgaacagtcactacccaaaagccctgtaggtgaatcgctgcccaaaagccctgtaggtgagtcgctgcccaaaagccctgtaggtgagtcgctgcccaaaagccctgtaggtgaatcgctgcccaaaagccctgtaggtgaatcgctgcccaaaagccctgtaggtgaatcactgcccaaaagccctgtaggtgagtcactggccacaagccctgtaggtgagtcactggccacaagccccgtaggtgaacagtcactggccacaagccctgcccgtgaagtaccagaggccactcaaagtggctctgttgtgcctaaagttggtggcaaaagaaaaaggaaaattcaagagacaacaagcaggcctgttactcgctcgcaaaaggaacaaaaaaaataa